From Diospyros lotus cultivar Yz01 chromosome 4, ASM1463336v1, whole genome shotgun sequence, a single genomic window includes:
- the LOC127798761 gene encoding probable choline kinase 1 — protein sequence MAVKENGLEELPPPLQNLLRSLASNWGHLIDTSRLEVVRLSGAMTNEIYRISWPNSEMANENDTKTVLVRCYGKGVEIFFNRDEEIRTFECISEHGQGPRLLGRVPEGRVEEFIHAKTLSAGDIRDPEISGLIAAKLREFHNLDMPGPKRVFLWDRMRKWLSEARRLCSPEQAKEFGLDNLEEEIRMLERDLSRDYQEVGFCHNDLQYGNILIDEETRSITIIDYEYASYNPVAYDLANHFCEMAANYHTDTPHVLNYNLYPSPEDRRRFVRLYLSSAGKLPRDTEVERLVDDAEKYTLANHLFWGLWGLISGNVNDIEFDYMEYARQRFQQYWLGKPKLLGS from the exons ATGGCGGTCAAGGAGAATGGGTTGGAGGAGCTACCTCCACCATTGCAAAATCTGCTTAGATCACTGGCTTCAAATTGGGGGCATCTGATTGACACAAGTAGGTTAGAAGTGGTGCGCTTAAGTGGCGCAATGACCAATGAGATTTACAGGATAAGTTGGCCTAATTCAGAGATGGCAAATGAAAATGACACCAAGACAGTTCTGGTCCGCTGTTATGGCAAAGGGGTAGAGATTTTCTTTAACCGGGATGAGGAAATTCGGACTTTTGAGTGCATATCGGAGCATGGTCAGGGACCTCGGCTTCTGGGCCGGGTTCCTGAAGGGCGAGTCGAGGAGTTCATTCATGCTAAG acGCTATCGGCTGGTGACATCAGGGACCCCGAAATATCGGGTCTAATAGCCGCAAAATTGAGGGAGTTCCACAATCTTGATATGCCTGGTCCCAAGAGGGTGTTTCTCTGGGACAGAATGCG GAAGTGGCTGAGTGAGGCCAGAAGGTTGTGTTCTCCTGAGCAAGCAAAGGAATTCGGTTTAGATAATCTGGAGGAGGAAATACGCATGCTCGAAAGGGACCTGTCCCGCGACTACCAGGAGGTTGGATTTTGTCACAACGATCTGCAGTATGGTAACATATTGATCGACGAGGAAACAAGGTCAATCACCATAATT GATTATGAGTATGCCAGCTACAATCCTGTTGCCTATGACCTTGCAAACCACTTCTGTGAAATGGCAGCAAACTATCATACTGATACACCTCATGTCTTGAACTATAATTTATACCCAA GTCCAGAGGATCGTCGAAGATTTGTGAGACTATATCTTAGCTCCGCAG GAAAGCTGCCCCGGGACACTGAAGTAGAGCGGCTTGTGGATGATGCAGAGAAGTACACTCTTGCAAACCATCTCTTCTGGGGTTTGTGGGGATTGATCTCA GGGAATGTGAACGACATCGAGTTTGATTACATGGAGTATGCCAGGCAGAGGTTTCAGCAGTATTGGCTGGGGAAACCTAAGCTCTTGGGTAGCTGA